Genomic DNA from uncultured Methanospirillum sp.:
TACCTGCATGCCAGGACGATCGCTGAGTTCCCGATCACCGGGTGGAGGGATGCATGACCGGATTCTCCTGAGAATGTAACACGTGTTCTGAGTACTCCTTTCTCCCCGATGATCGGTGATGCAGGGGGTGTGGGTTCAGCAATGATCGCGTCGCATGGTTTCAGGATCCCTTCCCCTACAAGCTGTTCCATCCCGAACTCGCCTTTCCCTTCTTCATCTGCAACAAAGGCGACATCAACCCCGGGATCGCCCTCGGTATCTATTGTATTTCTGAGTGCAACAAGCAGGGCTGCACACCCGCCTTTCATATCGGTGGACCCACGCCCGTGGACAAACCCGCCTTCTATCAGCCCGGCATACGGTGGATGTGTCCATCCCTCATCACGTGCAGGAACAACATCGACATGACCACAGAGGAGAAGTTTTCCTTTCGGTTCTGCAGAGAGCAGGTTATGTCTTCTGCCTCTTGTGACAGTCCGGGTCTTCAATCCTATATCGTCACAGAACTCCCTGATGTATGCGATCACCTCGTCTGTGTACCCGGGAGGGTTTTCAGACCTGATCTGTACCAGGTCTGAACATATCTCTGTGACATCAGCGCTGCTCATCTGCAGGTCCCGATATACTCGTTTAGTTTTGATGCAACTGGAGAATTATTGTAAAGGGCAGAGAGGTAGGATCGTTCAAACATCTCATCAATCATGATCTGAAATGTTTCAGGAGGCATCGGTCTGCGATCATCAGGGTTTAGAATAATTCTGAATGACCTGTACGAAGCAGGATCAGATGACGAGTATATCTTCTGAACAAATAGTGGAAACTTCTCATACTCATCCGGATGGTTGGCCTCAAGCCATGCCATGAACTTTGGAAATATTCCAAGTTGATCTGTCTGTGCCTCGTCTGTCCTGTGTTTGAGGTACTCACGGCTCATCTGATTACGGGGCGAATCAGCATTGTACGCGAGAACCGATATTGAGTAATCAAGATGAGCCATTGCGTCAAAATACCAGAACCTGAGAACCGGATGAAAGTCAGATGTGTCTTCAAGAATGAGAGATTTGTTATAGAGTGCCTGGAGTACCCGTGCGTACTCGTTGACTTCCAGCATACACAAAAGTAGGTGGCAGAAGATTAAAAGCGTCTCTGCCGGTCAGGAATTATATGGTTCGCGAAGGCCTATTGCCTGCCTGAAGAGTGCGTCGAGTTCTTCCCCCTTCTTCCCCCTGATATCAACAAGATTATCAGACCTGAGCAGACAGGGTTTCAGCTTTCCGTCAGACGTAACCCTGAGCCTGTTGCAGTGTTTGCAGAACTCTGAGTTATGAAATGGCCTGACAAACTCGATCTCGGCCCCGCCGTAACAGTATTTTTTCCGGTGATGCATCCTTCTGGTGATCACCCGTTTGGACGATGCAGCGATATGATCCTCGAGCTCTGACAGATCTGCGTGGTACGGACAGTCACCCAGATCCATCAGTTCGATGATCTGCAGGATCATATGCCGTTCATCTGCTACCAGCCTGATGAAATCATCGATCTCGTTCTCGT
This window encodes:
- a CDS encoding M20/M25/M40 family metallo-hydrolase, with the protein product MSSADVTEICSDLVQIRSENPPGYTDEVIAYIREFCDDIGLKTRTVTRGRRHNLLSAEPKGKLLLCGHVDVVPARDEGWTHPPYAGLIEGGFVHGRGSTDMKGGCAALLVALRNTIDTEGDPGVDVAFVADEEGKGEFGMEQLVGEGILKPCDAIIAEPTPPASPIIGEKGVLRTRVTFSGESGHASLHPVIGNSAIVLACRYLDFCQRLHEREWPIEPEVADAIRVTGKALESLTGLSASDADRVLSRIMYNPGFIEGGERMNVVAQHCDLSLDMRIPWGCRVDEVIPLMKAAAPDAAITVLESSEPSFSRPGNLTKLLCEGIGSVLQTQAEPGVSQAGSDARYLRILGAEVVMYGPGDLNLLHSVNERVPVSMLENCQQVYEYVLNRVSEI